The genomic segment TTAGGCGATGCTTTGGCTTCAAAGGCAACATCAACTGCAGCGGAGGGAACTCCACTGGCAGCAGTGCCTCCCAAGCCTCAAGTCAAGCCGAAACAAGCTACTGAGTAGTCCAAGACAAAGGGCGCGGCTTTCTGCCGCGCCCTTTTCAATATCCGTGTCATTGCGAGGCTGTTTGCGCCGAAGCAACCTCCTCAAAACCTTCCAGTCAGATTATTCACTTAATTCAGGATGACACCGCTTTGAGGTGCTTGGATTCCGGATCGTGTTTCGCACTTCAATCCGGCATGACTTCTGACTTCTTAATTATCTCCCAACGACTTACCTCTCACACAGTCACTCTTGCATACTTTAATGTCTCTGGGCAGGGACAGCGTGATCGTTCGTTGGGGATAGTGGCGATCATGCCTAGGACTACCCGTTTGATACGGTCAGCGTTGTTGTGAAAGACTTGCATGACCTCTTCAGCATTCACCGGTTCGACTTCGCCTTCGGCGTGGAGGCCGCTGTCATAGTCGGTGATGAGTGAAATGTTGACGACGCACATCTCTAGTTCGTGGGCCAGATAAGCTTCGGGGTATTGGGTCATGTTTATCACTTCCCAGCCCATGCTGGTGAACCATATGCTTTCCGCCTTAGTGCTGAAACGTGGGCCTTGGATAACGACCACCGTTCCCTTTTCGTGCACAGCAATACCTTCGTTGCGTATGCAGTTGACGGCAATTTCGCGCATTTCTGGGCAGTAAGTGTCGGCTGGGCTAACGTGTGTGACGATAGGCCCATCGTAAAAGGTATCTGCTCGGGCTTTAGTGCAGTCAACAAACTGATCGCAGACTACGAAGTCGCCCGGCTTCACATGGGATTGAAGGCTACCGGCGGCACAGGGGCTAATAATGCGGGTTACCCCAAGCTCTTTCATCGCCCAAACGTTGGCGCGAAAATTAACCATATGAGGCGGGATGCTGTGATCACGACCATGTCGAGGTAAGAATGCGACTTTCTTATCGCCGACAGTTGCCAACGCCACACTATCGCTGGGCGGGCCGAAGGGCGTTTCCACATTCACAAACTCGACATTCTTAAGCAGCGAATAGAAACCCGATCCTCCAAAGATCCCTATCTGAGCCTGCGGGGCTGCTGATGTACTCATTATCAACCTCCATGTGTATTGTGAATTCCGAAATATCCTACGCCTAATCATACTCTAATCCGCCTCCACCCAATGTCAGGGGAAGGGTTTCGGAATTTGCCTAAGTATAGTAATCCCTGTATATCCTCATTCATAATTATTCATCACTAACAGTAACTAAGCGCGTTATTTTACGGAGAAAATATGAAAAGGATAGTTATAACCGGTGGGCCGCAGTCCGGTAAATCAACTGCGACACGGGCATTAAAAAGAGAATTTGGAGATAAGATTCTACTAATCCCAGAATCAGCCACAATTCTTATCACCAAGGCTTTTCCAAAGCCAGGGGAAGATATCCCCTATTCCCCTGAATGGCAGGCGGCTTTTACCAATGCAATCCTGCCTCTCCAAAGAGAAAGAGAAAATGCTTGGGAATTGGTTGCCAAAGATCGCGGCATAAAAGTGGTTGTTTGCGATCGAGGGATCATGGACAACGCCGCCTATGCCGATGGCCATATTAAAGACTTTCTTGTAAACAA from the bacterium genome contains:
- a CDS encoding ATP-binding protein, with the translated sequence MKRIVITGGPQSGKSTATRALKREFGDKILLIPESATILITKAFPKPGEDIPYSPEWQAAFTNAILPLQRERENAWELVAKDRGIKVVVCDRGIMDNAAYADGHIKDFLVNNNLVIEELYGRYDCVIHLESVAVCNPDLWGKAGNNIRYEDPDRARFLDQRIREAWKSHPTWHYIPGNAGIRAVVKQVKVIVKSYLD
- a CDS encoding S-methyl-5'-thioadenosine phosphorylase, with protein sequence MSTSAAPQAQIGIFGGSGFYSLLKNVEFVNVETPFGPPSDSVALATVGDKKVAFLPRHGRDHSIPPHMVNFRANVWAMKELGVTRIISPCAAGSLQSHVKPGDFVVCDQFVDCTKARADTFYDGPIVTHVSPADTYCPEMREIAVNCIRNEGIAVHEKGTVVVIQGPRFSTKAESIWFTSMGWEVINMTQYPEAYLAHELEMCVVNISLITDYDSGLHAEGEVEPVNAEEVMQVFHNNADRIKRVVLGMIATIPNERSRCPCPETLKYARVTV